From one Lotus japonicus ecotype B-129 chromosome 3, LjGifu_v1.2 genomic stretch:
- the LOC130709465 gene encoding zinc finger protein ZAT9-like, with protein MMIEKHRCKLCFRTFSNGRALGGHMRSHMMHLPLPPKPNESPPPATIQLSFEAESASSPSSSFEENNNKGSLSYVLREKPKRNFRFSDPEFFDAGSVILHHDRESESESSRNLTRKRSKRTRIESTSSASNTTTEEDVAFCLMMLSRDKWKRKHHELVHDDEDEEDDEDEEEEEEEDEDSDDGDESEEEEEVKVTTKKVRGRYKCETCDKTFRSYQALGGHRASHKKIKVVKEEDHEIENKNLVVEKKIHQCPVCFRIFGSGQALGGHKRTHVTGSAAVVTAAEVRVVPVLSSPKFGDSLIDLNLPAPLDEDDVSQIDDSAVYY; from the coding sequence atgatgattgagaaACACAGGTGCAAACTCTGCTTCAGAACCTTCTCTAATGGCAGAGCATTGGGTGGTCACATGAGGTCTCACATGATGCACCTACCGCTTCCACCAAAACCGAACGAGTCACCACCACCGGCGACGATTCAACTCAGCTTTGAGGCCGAGTCagcttcatctccttcttcctcctttgaagaaaacaacaacaaggGATCACTCTCGTATGTGTTGAGAGAGAAGCCGAAGCGGAATTTCCGGTTCTCGGATCCTGAGTTTTTCGATGCTGGGTCGGTGATCCTCCATCATGACAGGGAAAGTGAGAGCGAGTCGTCCAGGAATCTGACTCGGAAACGATCCAAGCGGACTCGGATCGAATCGACTAGTTCGGCTTCGAACACCACCACGGAGGAGGATGTGGCGTTTTGTCTCATGATGCTGTCTCGTGATAAGTGGAAGAGAAAACATCATGAGCTAGttcatgatgatgaagatgaagaagacgatgaagatgaagaagaagaagaggaagaagatgaagatagtgaTGATGGCGATGAATccgaggaggaagaagaggtgaAGGTGACTACGAAGAAGGTGAGAGGAAGGTACAAATGCGAAACGTGTGACAAGACGTTTCGGTCGTACCAGGCATTGGGTGGACACAGAGCGAGTCACAAGAAGATCAAGGTAgtgaaagaagaagatcatgaaATTGAGAACAAGAATTTGGTGGTGGAGAAGAAGATTCACCAGTGTCCGGTTTGTTTTCGGATTTTTGGGTCGGGTCAGGCGCTGGGTGGGCACAAGAGAACCCATGTTACCGGGTCAGCGGCGGTGGTGACGGCGGCAGAGGTCAGGGTGGTTCCGGTTCTGAGTTCCCCGAAGTTTGGTGACAGTTTGATAGATCTCAACCTCCCTGCTCCGTTGGATGAGGATGATGTTAGCCAGATCGACGACTCTGCGGTTTACTATTGA